In the Populus trichocarpa isolate Nisqually-1 chromosome 8, P.trichocarpa_v4.1, whole genome shotgun sequence genome, CAACCACCCATCCAGCCAGCAATtggaaaggagaaagaaatgaaaggaaCATCTTACTTTAAGTATTCCTTTCCATTGTATCCCCCAGCAACGTAGAGCATGCCATTAATTTCTGCTGCAGCAGCTGCAAATCGCTGGCAGAACGAAAGCAAGTCAAATAAATAACCATCAGAAGACAGTGCTTCGAAGAGAAAACTTGGAAACTCAACATTACTAAAAGTTGAAAGATTCAATATTTCTACCAACTCAAGTTGTTAACAGATTTTAAAAGGGTACCTTGTTACGCATTGATTGAGTAGGGATCCACCTTCCAACATTCAGATCAAATATTTCCACCTCAGAAAAGCATTCAACCCCATCACCACCTCCAACTGCAAGCATCTTGTCCTCCAAAGAAACACTTGCCACACTTCCCTTTCTTCGCTTTAAGGAAGGTCGAGAACTCCACTGCTTGATCGAAGGGTTGTATGATTCCACTTCACacgaagaaaattgaaattttattgctTTGTGAAATAGAAACCCAGCAATttgaaaaggatgaaaaattgaaagaaaaaataaatatacctgTGTCATACCAGACATCGTCATTTGCACCACCAAATATATAGATTTCACCATTTAACCTTCCTGCTGAGGCATATCTGCGTATAGCACTCATTGAAGTGAGAGATTCCATCTGGTCCTGTGAAGGAGAATAAGAGTCCAAACCCAACAGCCACGAAGAACCATCAAACCCTCCTATTAGTATCAACTCATCACTGCAAGAGTTGAATTCTTCTAGCTCAGACCCATCTTCTGCAAGATGACCCATTGCTGGAAAGGACACATACTCCAACATCTTGCACCGATCTTTTagttgtttaatttcatttcgTGATTGAACCTGAATTGCCAATTTACtttcaagttttaattcaaTAGCCAACAGAGAAAAAAttcctataaaaagcaaaatgatATGATAACCCCATTTGACCTTCTCTCCATTGTATATAAAAGTAACCAGCTTCATCATATAAGTATATGAAACTTCTTGAATTCAGAGATTtaacaaattctttaaataGGGAGAATATTCCATTAACAACATTTCAACACATGTAAATTGAATAGAAAATTAACGATGAAAATTGACCAACACAAAAACTCCAAAATAAAGCAATTTTGAAGAAAGTTTTGGGGAGAAATGGAAATTTCACAGAACATAAATTTGCATCGACTTCTGGAAGAGGCTTTGAGAGAGTAGTGAATGATTCATAATCAACCTATTGTGAAAGGAATACATACAAACAAGCACAATACATAGTAGAAACCATGGACCACGGCATTGCACTAAGAGATCACTCATGAATGGTAGCTTAATGTATGTGTTCACGCTGATCACAGAAATTGTTTGATCTATAAAGAAGACAGCAAATTCCCTGAGTTCTCATGAAGTTGACTTTATCAGCCAATTGCACAAAAAAGGTGCTTAATTAAAGATGAGTCAATTTTAACAGTTTGCACTAGTAGACTAGCATAGCATTTCAAAAGTTGTCATATACCAAAGACAATAGTGATTAGTGAATAATAGATCATACCAGCTCATGCTCCAAATAACTGATTTTTTGAACTTGACTTGACTGAGATGATTTCAAATCTTCCAATTCCATAGATAACTTCAAGACATGTCACAAACAATTAGAGGAACAGAAAAGTCCACATTAAAAACACTAAGCACGACAAATACCACAGCTTACCTTGGCTAGCACGGAACGAAGATATAAAGACTCCATTTCTGAGTTGTTTCTTTCCTGTGAATCTACCTCAGAGTTTTCTTCATCACTACCCACTGCCATCACCTCTCTTGCATCAGATCTGTTTTCACTTTCACACCAAGTACTCCATGGTTTTTCTGGAAAAGCAGTAGCCATGCAGGTTGTTATGCTTAACTTATTGGCATCCAGATTTTCAACGTTGCCCACGCTTGCATCACATGATTCATTATTATCTTCTGCTGTCATCTCGCTTGCACCAGGATCAGTGCTCTTTGTAAACAAAGCAGAcagtgattttttcttaatggtAGAATCAATACATGTTTCAACACCAATATGATCTGcaatggatgtatcgagatttgTAAGATTTACATTGGATGACTCAGCGTTCTCCTTTTCGGCCATTGCTCTTGTATCGGGACAGGTTTCAAATTTAAACAAGGCACTCCATGGTTTCAGAGGAAGGCTAGAGGTCGTGGTGCTCTCTTTACAATCATTAAATTTATCCATATAGTCATTTTCTTGCCTCGCATTAGGATCACAAGGCAGATAATTCCAGTTGTGCATATCCTTGGTACTTGCAATGACCAGTGAAGATGAGAATTTTGAGATAAACTTGTTTGTTTGATCCTGGTCTAGTTCAAACCAAAAAAGGTTTGGTCTATAGTAGTTTTCTGCGATGATTGGACTGAACTGATCTTCCACTAATGGCTGGCACTGCATCTGGACTCGTATCCTAACCTAAAAGAAACAAGCATGGATTAGGTTAGACTTGATAACTTAGGAACCGAAAACAGAATTAACATGTGATACCTGTGCAGAGTATGGGGTAATGCCTGAGCCATCTTCAGTCCAGGCATTTGGATCAATATTCCATCCTCCATGACTGGTAGCCTCAAATATGCCATGAAGCTTCCTGTCACTGTAGTTGAATAAAAACAATGGTAAACCAGGATCTATTTTCTTTACATAGGAGTAATGTGAACCTGGTATTCCTGTTCAAGAAAGCATATTAAAAATTTCCCAAGTAAGTGGAGTCAGAGTATGTACACATTATAAtctaaacatgaaaaacaagtgAAGGGTACTAACCAAACAACTGTTTTGAGAAACATTCTCTGATTGTATTATTCTTGCATCCAAATATTACTCCAGCTAGATCACTCTTCCTCAGATTCCTAGCTGTTATACTGCTATTAACTGACGTTTGAGATACTGATTTCTCCTTTAAGTGGAGTGTCCGTGTCTTCCTTCCTGCACCCATTCTTttgattcaaaaaataaaaataatagcctTCCATTAGTTTCATTTTCAATCAATATTCCAAGATGAATAAAGAACAGATTCAGCAACTAAACAATTCCCCCTTGACCCTCCTTCCCCCACCCCAAaagccaaaagggaaaaagaagcgAAAACTAATCACAGCATGCCTTGACAGGGAGAATTGCGCCACACTAACAGGTTTTATAGTGAGAACaaataaatgaaggaaaaaCACAATAAACCGCAACTGAAAAACTTGAGCATATATAAATAACTGGAATTAAAACACATatcataacaaagaaaatttgaacCACATCGATACAATTCaaagcaacaaaagaaaaacacactaAACATCTAAAATCTCCTACTAGACAAAGGACATAAGATGAACACAACTCGTTTCATATCTTGGTTTAGCAAATCAGACCTTAAACACTCCATATGATTAAAGAAATTTATGTTCTCATTCAAGTTTGGCTTCCTTCCTTAAGATGCTCTAGCTGACAACAATCACGTATCACAATGATAATGCTGACTAGTGTCACTACACTTAGTCCTGTTTCATCAACAACATCAAAAATCTCATCAGACATGAAGAATATTCCATAAGGTGTTCAAACTCCAAATGCTAACAGGGATCCTcttcatcaaataaattaaaatttatttgaagacCATTGCCTAGCAATggtcataaatttttttttttaaaaaaaaagaatctaggAAAAGCCTCATGTAAAAGCCTGAAAGacataaaaaagagagtgaATAAAGTGACCTTGAGACTGAAATCAACAGTCGATATCGGTGCTAGGCAAGTGAACATAAACAGTAGCAGGGTTGAATTAAATAAACTACAATACAATCCCCTTGAATCTTGAATTTTTCCCAAACCCGGCAAGCAAGCTAAACAAGAAAGAGATATAATCACtaaatgtttttatcattttgaaacAGTAATCACAACATGTCGTAAGAAGGAAAACTTGGAGCTACATTGAGCCAGAATTCAAGCAacctaagagaaaaaaaacgtATTTAACATCGAAGCAACAACAGAAAATACTCGATCAACGTACATGACATGAGACAATAAATAGAATTCCGAAAAAAACGTATCTTAACAGAGAAAACCTGTACCATATTTATACTTAGAATTCAAAtcaacattttgaaaaaaaaagcactaaTGCCTACAATTTCTCGCTGGAAAGATCATCACGATGAACACGAAACACGATTAATTAAGCTACTTAACTCTACTCCACATGAACCACAGTTGAAGGATcctcttgaattaaaaaataaataaataaataaatatagcaaACTGATTTCAGCTTTCTTTCAcgatttttaacaaaataaagagggaaaaaaacaccatcatcttaaaaatgaaccaaaaacaaaacaagaaaatcagtATTTATGGAGGTCAACCGTCAGTTAATTAATGTAGCACATATTTCTCCGAAGTTTTCTTTTAGCTGTAAATTTGAGGTAGGAAAAAAGGAATTCATAATGATTATTTTCCTGAATAGAAAGAAATGAGAAGGAGAAACACAAACCTCTCTCACTCGCTCGCAGAATAATGGCAAACTAGTTgatcatccaaaaaaaataaaaataaaaaaacaaatcgcTTAGAAATATAAAGTGAAGACTAAAGgtacaaaacaaaaggatagtTTAACGTAAGAACCTTGAGACTGAAATCAAACGTCTCGGAAGAGATGCATGAGCGAAGAAGAGAAGTGAAGAAgagtgtttgtttgtttctcgGAAAAAACCGtcaaaagaggaaagaaaaggtTAGGGTTTCTGTAAACAAATATGGAAATGAAGGGTGACGGAAGGAGAGCAGGGGGTGGCAGAGAGTTCAGGGAGGTAAAATGCACAACAGTTCGGGAGAGGAAAACGTTACAGGCTCTCACGAAGAAGTGCGAAATATGACCACCATTCTCGTGCTCATCTTTGCTGTTTTGAGAGTGTACGATCTGACAGGGAagtgaaattatttatttgccCACGATTCGACATTTTCCTTTTTACTGTTGGTGCAGGATGACAAGGTTTATTTGTAATTAGGAACGGTAGTGGTGGTTCAGGCGGGAATGAAAATATAGACTCTATAGTCTATACATGCATGAAATGTAGATGACCATCCATGAGAATTTTCGTCGTAGATATTTACCATATATGTGATATGACTTATGCGacagtttcttttattttccatttataaGTATAAAAGTCGAATATAATCTTGGCGTGTTAATTCAAGTAGTAAATGAGTTAGTTTTGCGTTTGGATTTAACCAGTATACTCATCGTGAGTGAGTGTATATGGTTTGCCTGCGACTTAGATCGGTGAAAAACTTGGATGCTTACCCTCGCGACGCGTGGATCcgaatttttcaaaaaagtgtttgaaaaaatatagaattattgttaatatgctttttaacctaaaaaatcaatgatgattttttttaaatacggTTAAGATGACATATCAAACAAcaccttttaaaatatatatattgaatcgGTCTAAACCAATTTTTATTAGCTCATATAActtatgatttaaattataaaattatgattcttatataaaaattaaaatgaaataaattaatatatccaATTTCCAACTAGCAAGAATGTTGAgaggttaaaattatattacaaaaaatattaaaattaatttgggctaatattctaaaattatgATCCTAATAACGAGACTGGAATAACTTCATGTAAATGATAAACCATAAATAATTACGAAATCATTTCTCAATCACTCAAgtaatggaattaaaaaaattaattaaaaataatttaaaacaaaagaagtgcatattaaaataataaatacatttccacataaaaacaaatggcAGGACCTTTTGCTATTTTCGCGAGGACAGGCATAAATAAGGAGATAAGGGgatagagaaaagagaggggaTACCAGAAGAAATAAAACCAACAGCTATGCACCTCTACTCAACATACCACATACGCCATGCCACCGGGACGACCTCGCTAAAACGCTTTTAAAGACACAAAATAAGGTGGTGGCATGAATTTGGAGGAGGCCGCGAACGCAGTTATAGCGCGAAGGCTTCCTCCACACGTCAGTGTCTGCCATTGCTCATTTACCTCCAAATccatgcaacaaaaaaaacattgttaagtctaataaaaaaaacgagTGAAAAAAAAACGGTGTTAATCTTTTCCTTGCCCCGTGCAATTGAGCCCCTAGttccttaaagaaaaaaagagccaaATATCTTTCTATTGTTCAAATTCAATCCTTATagcttcaatatttttaaatcaatgaaacttcatttaatttttatcaaatcaaatatcaatcgagtaaggtttttttttacacccCAGAATCTCATAAGCTgcacaaataaaacaaactacaagtctcaatttcaaataaacataattttaaagaaacatattggaaaaaaaacacaatatattaggttattattattattattattattttatatcaggacctcttcaaatcaaattttacatgataaaattaaatgcatatatTATATAAGTGAAAGTACTGTACTGGGGAGCATGATTCTTCCTTTGGTATGTTTGGAAATACgatagttaaataattttttaaaaaaatttaaaattaatattttttttaataattctaatatattaatattaaaaattaagaaattaaaaatatatatttttatatgttttcaaatatatatattcaagcgaaaaatatttttttaaaaaaatattgcgcTAAAAAGGGTTAGACACATGACAATATCTGGAATTTTTCGTTTGCAATATCTCTAACCAAAGAAAATTAGAGtaacaaaagaaatcaattacaaagaagagaagaaattcTCCATGTTCGTAAATGGTAAAGGCATAATGGTTACATAATCATGGACGAAGTTTCGTTCATAAAGGCTAAACAAGATGACGAACTTTGATTAAACCTATAACATTTAGtgaaaacttcaaatttattaatatcaatcaTACCaactaatgatttaattttctcaattgaaCCTTTCCGTCAACTATGGTCAACAAAACCCTTAAAAAAACACGCGAGATTAATATGATCAGCATCTGTTTAGAAATTTGGAGGGAAATTTCTCTCCTTTCCCCCTCCTCCGCGTTTCTCAAGCATACGAGTTAGATAAAAAGTCCCCAATTAAACAACACCACCCGCTGCCCCAATTTTTGTTCTAAAACACCGATCAATCGAAGAATACAGTAACCCTAATCTCACAATTCCTTCAATAATAATTCAGAAATGGAAAGCATGGAGATGGGTGATGATGTTCATGTGGTCTGCCACTGTGGTGAACAAGCTCGAACAAGAACTAGCTGAACTTTATGTAACCCGGGACGGAGGTTTATGGGCTTTCCAGAATTCGAGGTCgtatcatttgtttttcttctaaaatttgTTTATACAATCTGCTTCGTGTACGGAGGTAGTCGTTGTTTGATGAAAATGAAACATCCGGAAGCAGCTGGATGTGGTTTCTTTCAATCCACCAAAAATGCCTTCGTGGAAGAGAGGTCACGATCAGGCTGATGCCTGACTATCGATCATACCAGAAAACGACTGCCCATGTACATGCAAGAGAGAAGAAGTTTAAGATCTGTCTCCTTCTGTCATGGGTTTTCTATTCCGTGATTTTGTGTCTGTTGCCTGTACTTGGTTCATAAGCAATATGTGAAGAGGCAGTGCGGTGGTATATGTGAAATGGTTGGTAGAAAAAAATTTGCTAGTTGATATAATAATTGATACCGAAAATCTATTTTAGAacccatttatttttctatttcaaaaatatttttgaaaaaatttaatatatattttttatttttaaatcaattacttgtgtcaaaaataaattataaaaaataaaaaatattattttaatacttgaaAAAAACGGCTAAAACCAGATAATCAATAATTTAGACCATCTCCGTGATTGcacggtgatttttttaaaaattttcaccGAATTAAATTCAAACCAAAAAAGCCATGTCTTTGAGATGCTCTGAACCTCCGATCGCATTTAATTTCATTGCATGCTAGTTTCACATGTTATGCCACAGACAAAGTGCATGGGTGGCGTCACGCA is a window encoding:
- the LOC18101422 gene encoding uncharacterized protein LOC18101422; its protein translation is MGAGRKTRTLHLKEKSVSQTSVNSSITARNLRKSDLAGVIFGCKNNTIRECFSKQLFGIPGSHYSYVKKIDPGLPLFLFNYSDRKLHGIFEATSHGGWNIDPNAWTEDGSGITPYSAQVRIRVQMQCQPLVEDQFSPIIAENYYRPNLFWFELDQDQTNKFISKFSSSLVIASTKDMHNWNYLPCDPNARQENDYMDKFNDCKESTTTSSLPLKPWSALFKFETCPDTRAMAEKENAESSNVNLTNLDTSIADHIGVETCIDSTIKKKSLSALFTKSTDPGASEMTAEDNNESCDASVGNVENLDANKLSITTCMATAFPEKPWSTWCESENRSDAREVMAVGSDEENSEVDSQERNNSEMESLYLRSVLAKLSMELEDLKSSQSSQVQKISYLEHELVQSRNEIKQLKDRCKMLEYVSFPAMGHLAEDGSELEEFNSCSDELILIGGFDGSSWLLGLDSYSPSQDQMESLTSMSAIRRYASAGRLNGEIYIFGGANDDVWYDTVESYNPSIKQWSSRPSLKRRKGSVASVSLEDKMLAVGGGDGVECFSEVEIFDLNVGRWIPTQSMRNKRFAAAAAEINGMLYVAGGYNGKEYLKSVERYDLREHTWARLDSMTTKRGSLSLVAMNEKLYALGGYDGDRMVSTVEVFDPRAGLWREAESMNSSRGYFGDVAMGDSIYVIGGLDNDNQILDTVECFREGHGWQEGFSKAIGKRCFLSAVVV